A window from Cydia strobilella chromosome 9, ilCydStro3.1, whole genome shotgun sequence encodes these proteins:
- the LOC134744353 gene encoding uncharacterized protein LOC134744353 isoform X1, with protein MAPLTDAVYNWAMSAGDRESEAQAKKGEEGAGGDRDSRAAAALKKNWCVGLRITELVITVIAIGLVTGALTSPYIVQSRLSHIAVIFSAYSSYIIITGILILARLFGESAGWKTSIGFSVLGVVMFTAAAAVIFYDWHTSYYVVVRPNKQAYDLLLSSGVFAVLGAAVFMFHAFFTFRKEADI; from the exons GTGTACAACTGGGCCATGTCGGCAGGAGATCGGGAGTCCGAGGCCCAGGCCAAGAAGGGCGAGGAGGGCGCGGGCGGCGACCGCGACTCCCGCGCCGCGGCGGCGCTCAAGAAGAACTGGTGTGTGGGGCTCAGGATAACTGAACTG GTTATCACGGTGATCGCCATCGGTCTTGTGACTGGAGCACTAACTTCACCCTACATAGTGCAGTCGAGATTGTCGCACATTGCTGTCATCTTCTCTGCTTACTCAA GTTACATCATTATCACCGGCATCCTGATCCTCGCGCGGTTGTTCGGCGAGTCGGCAGGATGGAAGACGTCCATCGGCTTTTCTGTGCTCGGGGTGGTCATGTTCACCGCCGCTGCAGCCGTCATTTTCTATG acTGGCACACTTCGTACTACGTAGTAGTCCGACCGAACAAGCAAGCTTACGACCTCCTTCTATCGTCCGGCGTGTTCGCGGTTCTTGGCGCGGCGGTTTTCATGTTCCACGCCTTCTTCACTTTCCGGAAGGAAgcagacatttaa
- the LOC134744353 gene encoding uncharacterized protein LOC134744353 isoform X2 yields the protein MSAGDRESEAQAKKGEEGAGGDRDSRAAAALKKNWCVGLRITELVITVIAIGLVTGALTSPYIVQSRLSHIAVIFSAYSSYIIITGILILARLFGESAGWKTSIGFSVLGVVMFTAAAAVIFYDWHTSYYVVVRPNKQAYDLLLSSGVFAVLGAAVFMFHAFFTFRKEADI from the exons ATGTCGGCAGGAGATCGGGAGTCCGAGGCCCAGGCCAAGAAGGGCGAGGAGGGCGCGGGCGGCGACCGCGACTCCCGCGCCGCGGCGGCGCTCAAGAAGAACTGGTGTGTGGGGCTCAGGATAACTGAACTG GTTATCACGGTGATCGCCATCGGTCTTGTGACTGGAGCACTAACTTCACCCTACATAGTGCAGTCGAGATTGTCGCACATTGCTGTCATCTTCTCTGCTTACTCAA GTTACATCATTATCACCGGCATCCTGATCCTCGCGCGGTTGTTCGGCGAGTCGGCAGGATGGAAGACGTCCATCGGCTTTTCTGTGCTCGGGGTGGTCATGTTCACCGCCGCTGCAGCCGTCATTTTCTATG acTGGCACACTTCGTACTACGTAGTAGTCCGACCGAACAAGCAAGCTTACGACCTCCTTCTATCGTCCGGCGTGTTCGCGGTTCTTGGCGCGGCGGTTTTCATGTTCCACGCCTTCTTCACTTTCCGGAAGGAAgcagacatttaa